Proteins encoded within one genomic window of Pararhizobium capsulatum DSM 1112:
- a CDS encoding MerR family transcriptional regulator has protein sequence MTSKEHICISFSTEAGYMNATLSKKLRFSDVVYAIGSTPKAVRLWLQRGLVEIHTPKLIGGGWTEYSFLDIAILALVRSLVNFGVDVPTAGGIANTIMSDHFFPMHKIAELDDGDMPVGSLAMMWGGHRLYLHRDGDQWHMKLVALWESDLDRKKMIAKDFPDRASPGDAEFDPALPSGVATLRREHEPAPVYISIDVASVLRTAFERANESVTYGGEDDAK, from the coding sequence TTGACCTCAAAAGAGCACATTTGTATTAGTTTCTCAACTGAGGCCGGATATATGAACGCCACCTTGTCGAAAAAGCTTCGGTTCTCCGATGTAGTTTATGCCATCGGCTCAACACCGAAAGCTGTCCGTTTGTGGTTGCAGCGCGGCCTTGTTGAAATCCATACGCCGAAGCTTATAGGCGGCGGCTGGACCGAATACAGCTTCCTCGATATTGCGATCCTAGCCCTTGTGCGCTCGCTGGTGAATTTCGGCGTGGACGTGCCCACGGCAGGCGGGATCGCCAACACCATCATGAGCGATCATTTCTTCCCGATGCACAAAATTGCGGAGCTCGACGATGGTGATATGCCGGTCGGATCGCTGGCGATGATGTGGGGTGGCCACCGGCTCTACCTTCACCGCGATGGTGATCAGTGGCACATGAAGCTGGTTGCGCTGTGGGAAAGCGACTTGGACCGGAAAAAGATGATTGCCAAGGACTTTCCGGATCGTGCGTCGCCCGGAGATGCGGAGTTTGACCCTGCACTTCCCAGTGGGGTCGCCACTCTTCGGCGCGAGCATGAGCCTGCACCCGTATATATTTCAATCGACGTTGCAAGCGTCCTTCGCACTGCCTTCGAACGCGCTAACGAGAGTGTGACGTATGGCGGCGAGGATGACGCCAAATGA
- the aspT gene encoding aspartate-alanine antiporter, producing MVWFEQFLVKYPEFAVFLAISIGYLIGSVKFRGFGLGPVTGSLFAGILIGQLAHVPVAGMAKSFLFLLFLFGIGYSVGPQFLQALKRDGMKPVLLAVVVCVTGLLTAFAVAKILGLDPGFAAGLLSGALTESPAMGTATEAINALPLPDADRAMFVAHVAVADAVCYVFGAAGVILFCSVVGPWLLGVDLVAEGLKLEKEYGITRTRAGVSSAWHRFEIRAYRIAENAPIVGMSVLDAEATFPQYRLFIQRLRRDGTILEATPAMVITPGDVVAVSGTRETLVTVLGPRSEEVEDRELLDVPVSVADILLTSRALKGRSIEDVAKEGWTRSLYLRALSRGGQDIPIAPGIAVERGDILRVVGPEPVVAAAGKQIGVVVAPATTTDFFVLGLAIFLGGLVGVLVTFPIGDMRISLSTSVGTLLAGLMVGHLRTRFPLFGSIPDAAVSLMTALGLAAFVAMTGLHAGPVFVSAIAEAGVGLLFGGMIVTAVPMIVGLYFGRYVLGMNPLLLLGGLAGAQTMTAGMAAVQDRSGSTVAVLGFTPAVPIGHILLTTWGTVIVGLVAGS from the coding sequence ATGGTTTGGTTCGAGCAATTTCTGGTCAAATATCCCGAGTTTGCCGTATTCCTTGCGATCAGCATCGGATACCTGATCGGGTCCGTCAAATTCCGGGGGTTCGGCCTCGGTCCGGTCACCGGTTCGCTGTTCGCCGGCATTCTGATCGGACAGTTGGCCCATGTGCCAGTTGCCGGCATGGCGAAATCCTTCCTGTTCCTTCTGTTCCTATTCGGGATCGGCTATTCGGTCGGGCCGCAGTTTCTGCAGGCGCTGAAACGGGATGGAATGAAACCCGTGCTCCTCGCCGTTGTCGTCTGCGTGACTGGGCTTTTGACAGCATTCGCGGTCGCCAAGATCCTTGGCCTCGATCCCGGCTTTGCGGCCGGGCTTCTGTCCGGCGCCCTGACCGAAAGTCCGGCCATGGGAACGGCGACGGAGGCGATCAACGCACTGCCATTGCCCGACGCCGACCGTGCGATGTTCGTGGCCCATGTCGCCGTGGCTGACGCTGTTTGTTACGTCTTCGGCGCGGCTGGCGTCATCCTGTTCTGCAGCGTCGTCGGCCCCTGGCTGCTCGGTGTCGATCTGGTTGCCGAAGGACTGAAACTGGAAAAGGAATACGGGATTACCCGAACGCGAGCCGGGGTCTCCTCGGCCTGGCACAGGTTCGAAATTCGCGCCTATCGGATCGCGGAAAATGCGCCGATCGTCGGCATGTCCGTTCTGGACGCGGAGGCGACATTCCCTCAATACAGGCTTTTCATCCAGCGCCTGCGACGAGACGGCACGATCCTTGAAGCGACTCCGGCGATGGTGATCACCCCGGGAGATGTCGTTGCCGTATCCGGAACGCGGGAAACGCTGGTAACCGTCCTTGGACCCCGCAGCGAGGAGGTCGAGGACCGCGAACTGCTCGATGTACCTGTATCGGTCGCTGACATCCTGCTGACAAGCCGCGCGCTCAAGGGGCGCAGCATCGAGGATGTGGCCAAGGAGGGCTGGACACGCAGTCTCTATCTGCGCGCCCTGTCGCGCGGGGGCCAGGACATCCCCATCGCACCGGGAATTGCGGTGGAGCGCGGTGACATCTTGCGGGTGGTCGGGCCGGAACCGGTTGTCGCGGCTGCGGGCAAGCAGATCGGAGTGGTCGTGGCGCCAGCGACGACGACGGATTTCTTCGTGCTCGGGCTGGCGATATTTCTTGGCGGACTTGTTGGCGTTCTCGTCACCTTTCCGATTGGAGACATGCGGATCTCCCTGAGCACCAGCGTGGGGACACTGCTGGCGGGATTGATGGTGGGGCATCTGCGCACGCGCTTTCCCCTGTTTGGCAGCATACCGGATGCCGCCGTCTCGCTGATGACGGCGCTCGGGCTTGCCGCCTTCGTCGCAATGACAGGCCTGCATGCCGGGCCTGTCTTCGTTTCGGCCATCGCTGAGGCGGGCGTCGGCCTTCTGTTCGGTGGCATGATCGTGACAGCCGTCCCCATGATCGTCGGACTTTATTTTGGACGCTACGTACTCGGGATGAACCCTCTTCTGCTCCTTGGAGGGCTGGCCGGCGCCCAGACAATGACAGCCGGAATGGCAGCAGTTCAGGATCGATCCGGAAGCACGGTCGCCGTGCTCGGATTTACACCGGCCGTGCCAATTGGCCACATTTTGCTGACAACCTGGGGAACAGTGATCGTTGGGCTCGTCGCTGGATCATAG
- a CDS encoding helix-turn-helix domain-containing protein: MARAALKWSLEDLARAANVHRNTVNNFENERYAGTPDVLEAIQRALERAGMIFVAENGEGPGVRLKKTT; this comes from the coding sequence ATGGCACGCGCCGCGTTGAAATGGTCGTTAGAAGACCTTGCAAGAGCCGCTAACGTGCATAGAAACACGGTCAATAACTTCGAAAATGAGCGGTATGCGGGAACACCTGATGTTCTGGAGGCCATCCAAAGGGCGCTTGAACGGGCAGGCATGATTTTCGTGGCAGAGAACGGCGAAGGGCCAGGCGTCCGGCTCAAGAAAACCACGTAG
- a CDS encoding HK97 family phage prohead protease: MTSFEKRGFAIEVRAKGRRLEGYAAIFSKPADIGGRFTETIAPGAFSATLRTRADVLALVDHDPGRVLARTRSGTLRLSEDSRGLAFDLDVPDTTSGRDVLALAERGDVGGMSFGFTALDEKRDGDRRELRAVELHEISAVMAWPAYDATIIQARSLFLPSPFRSYAERALRLLELSQ; the protein is encoded by the coding sequence ATGACCAGCTTTGAAAAACGCGGCTTCGCCATCGAAGTCCGCGCAAAAGGCCGTCGCCTCGAAGGCTATGCGGCAATCTTTTCCAAGCCCGCCGACATTGGCGGGCGCTTTACCGAGACCATCGCGCCGGGGGCCTTCTCAGCCACACTTCGCACCAGGGCGGATGTGTTGGCACTGGTCGATCATGATCCGGGTCGCGTGCTCGCCCGCACCCGTTCCGGCACGTTGAGGCTTTCGGAAGATAGCCGGGGGCTCGCCTTCGACCTCGATGTGCCGGATACGACATCCGGCCGCGACGTGCTCGCTCTTGCCGAACGTGGTGACGTTGGCGGGATGAGTTTTGGCTTCACGGCGCTGGACGAGAAACGCGACGGCGACCGTCGCGAGCTACGCGCCGTCGAGCTTCACGAAATCTCTGCTGTGATGGCATGGCCCGCCTATGATGCCACGATCATCCAGGCCCGATCCCTTTTCCTTCCGTCGCCGTTCCGCTCCTACGCGGAACGCGCCTTGCGCCTCCTGGAGCTGTCCCAATGA
- a CDS encoding phage portal protein, which produces MKLIDRILGREKRAPIQSNDPYLAEWFGLTGGLGGYVDPVRASGIATAHACISIVSQNLAATPLNLYRRTDNGGRERETDHPLYGVLHDVANPTMTAYEAREALVASVMIAGNAFARLEWNGRGQVSALYPLDPGQVAVERLESGRLRYRVSSDRGGVRVYLQEEILHLRYRLARDGVMGLSPIQIARETFSLALTQQETAAKQASKSFLPEGALIFPNVIGKDQRQSVLDRMEAKVNSDLSTRGILVLDGGTDWKSFSFSSKDAEFLESRKLTNLDICRIWGVPPTVAGITDNATYSNSDQESRALVVRCLAPMARRIEQAMNASLLTVQSGKTLFIEHDLAGLLRGDLKARYDAYSVGRNGGWLSVNEIRGWENMPMINGGNEYLSPLNMTEAGNRQADPLNNEEDP; this is translated from the coding sequence ATGAAGTTGATCGATCGCATCCTTGGCCGTGAAAAGCGTGCGCCCATTCAATCCAACGATCCATATCTTGCGGAATGGTTTGGCCTTACCGGCGGTCTCGGCGGTTATGTCGATCCCGTACGCGCCAGTGGAATCGCCACCGCGCATGCCTGCATCTCCATCGTGAGCCAGAACCTCGCCGCAACGCCGTTGAACCTCTATCGTCGCACTGACAACGGCGGGCGCGAACGTGAGACCGACCACCCGCTTTATGGCGTGCTGCACGATGTGGCGAATCCGACCATGACGGCATACGAGGCGCGTGAGGCTTTGGTGGCTTCGGTGATGATCGCCGGCAACGCCTTCGCCCGTCTTGAATGGAACGGACGCGGGCAGGTTTCGGCTCTTTATCCCCTCGATCCGGGCCAGGTTGCCGTCGAGCGGCTGGAGAGCGGCCGCCTTCGTTATCGTGTTTCCAGCGACCGGGGCGGCGTTCGCGTTTACCTACAGGAAGAAATCCTGCATCTGCGCTATCGTCTCGCCCGTGACGGCGTAATGGGCCTTTCACCGATCCAGATTGCCCGCGAGACGTTCAGCCTTGCGCTCACACAGCAGGAGACGGCCGCCAAGCAGGCATCGAAAAGCTTTCTACCGGAAGGTGCGCTGATATTCCCCAACGTGATTGGCAAGGATCAGCGCCAGTCCGTTCTCGACAGGATGGAAGCCAAGGTAAACTCCGATCTCTCGACGCGCGGCATTCTCGTGCTCGACGGCGGGACCGACTGGAAGTCCTTCTCCTTCAGTTCGAAGGATGCCGAATTTCTCGAGAGCCGGAAGCTCACCAATCTGGATATCTGCCGCATCTGGGGCGTGCCGCCGACCGTGGCAGGTATCACCGACAACGCGACCTATTCGAACAGCGATCAGGAGAGCCGCGCTCTCGTCGTACGGTGCCTGGCTCCCATGGCGCGTCGAATCGAACAGGCCATGAATGCCTCGCTGCTGACCGTACAGAGCGGCAAGACGCTCTTCATCGAGCACGACCTGGCGGGCCTGCTGCGCGGCGACCTGAAGGCCCGCTATGATGCCTACAGTGTAGGCCGGAACGGCGGCTGGCTGTCGGTCAACGAAATTCGCGGCTGGGAAAACATGCCGATGATTAACGGTGGCAACGAATATCTCTCGCCGTTGAACATGACCGAGGCCGGAAACCGCCAGGCGGACCCGTTGAACAATGAAGAGGACCCGTGA
- a CDS encoding MarR family winged helix-turn-helix transcriptional regulator, translating into MSKVTTLNFFVALPGRVLSDDDLTALDFRVLGVVAAHDRMGRNGQCCWAGQKKLAAMVKCDPTRLSNSLSKLVNRKYLQELRDENDKRRKGFRVIYVADKDAAAIGSKVRDRLPDGNVNSASDRLPDGNASGPDRLPNSHLNGNTEVMKGKINQALKSAMPNPNIFCEAEHIPLKGGFGGGKKPPDRVLADLLGNGDSGAGWNMLTQLPDEVLHHLRERYAAGDLDPGDLLQARDAIRKAANYG; encoded by the coding sequence ATGAGTAAGGTGACGACGCTTAATTTCTTCGTTGCCCTCCCTGGCCGTGTGCTTTCAGACGACGATCTTACGGCCCTCGATTTCCGCGTTCTCGGAGTCGTTGCAGCTCACGACCGTATGGGGCGAAATGGGCAATGCTGCTGGGCTGGACAAAAGAAACTTGCAGCCATGGTCAAATGTGACCCGACACGCCTCAGTAATTCTCTCTCGAAATTGGTCAATAGAAAATATCTACAGGAACTACGCGACGAGAACGACAAGCGCCGAAAGGGTTTCCGCGTCATCTACGTTGCTGACAAGGATGCAGCCGCTATCGGCTCCAAGGTCAGAGATAGGTTGCCGGACGGCAATGTAAATTCTGCGTCAGATAGATTGCCGGACGGCAATGCAAGTGGACCAGATAGATTGCCGAATAGTCACCTAAATGGCAACACAGAAGTGATGAAAGGCAAAATAAATCAAGCACTTAAGTCGGCCATGCCAAACCCTAATATATTCTGCGAAGCAGAACATATACCCCTGAAGGGTGGCTTTGGAGGGGGCAAAAAGCCGCCAGATCGAGTTCTTGCTGATCTGCTTGGGAACGGGGACAGCGGCGCAGGATGGAACATGCTTACCCAACTACCCGACGAAGTGCTGCACCATCTGCGTGAGCGCTATGCGGCTGGCGACCTCGACCCCGGCGACCTCTTGCAGGCGCGGGACGCAATCCGAAAGGCGGCGAATTATGGCTGA
- a CDS encoding DUF2092 domain-containing protein: MAGRMFATVALLAIASTSSWAQDMQTKYSREAMQQALETRERYDIHGLRFDISTSTLRPGTEAILDDIATALKNFPEWGLRIVGHTDTSGNAETNQKLSLARAEAIKAALVGRGIDAGRLQAGGVGQTMPVASNDSGAGRALNRRVELVRTTDSAEAKKLLKAMTDYLAGQKAMSFSYDSNLQVVTNSDQKLGLASSGTVVLNRPDKVHTSRSGGFVDSEALFDGKTLTLLGKNVNKYTQVEIPGTVDHLIDELKDKYGLPLPAADLLMTTAYDELMKGVYDSKDLGSGVVNGTECDSLAFRKDDVDFQIWVAQGAQPYPCRLVITSSQVKGGPEYSVQISNWKSGDAVAPGDFGFKNTTNAEKIDVSDLKHNLGDLPENFMVGDKK, translated from the coding sequence ATGGCTGGACGTATGTTTGCAACGGTTGCCTTGCTGGCGATCGCAAGTACGTCTTCCTGGGCCCAGGACATGCAGACCAAATACAGCCGAGAGGCGATGCAGCAGGCGCTGGAAACGCGGGAACGGTACGACATCCACGGCCTGCGCTTCGACATCTCCACCTCGACCTTGAGACCCGGCACGGAAGCGATCCTCGATGACATCGCGACAGCTCTCAAGAATTTCCCTGAATGGGGCCTGAGGATTGTCGGCCACACCGATACGAGCGGCAATGCAGAAACCAACCAGAAACTATCGCTCGCTCGCGCGGAAGCTATCAAGGCGGCTCTTGTCGGGCGGGGGATCGATGCCGGCAGGTTGCAGGCTGGAGGTGTCGGGCAGACGATGCCTGTCGCCAGCAATGACAGCGGTGCCGGAAGAGCGCTCAACCGGCGGGTGGAGCTCGTAAGGACGACGGACTCGGCTGAAGCCAAGAAGCTGCTGAAGGCCATGACGGATTACCTGGCAGGGCAAAAGGCCATGTCGTTCTCCTATGATTCCAACCTCCAGGTCGTCACCAACAGCGACCAGAAGCTTGGGCTCGCAAGCTCGGGGACCGTGGTTCTCAACCGACCCGACAAGGTGCACACGTCCCGCTCCGGCGGCTTTGTCGATAGCGAGGCCTTGTTCGACGGCAAAACGCTGACGCTCCTGGGAAAGAACGTCAACAAATATACGCAGGTCGAAATCCCCGGCACGGTGGATCATCTGATTGACGAACTGAAGGACAAGTATGGATTGCCGTTGCCGGCGGCGGATCTGTTGATGACCACGGCCTATGACGAGCTGATGAAGGGGGTCTATGATTCGAAAGATCTCGGAAGTGGCGTCGTCAATGGTACCGAGTGTGATTCCCTTGCCTTCCGAAAGGACGACGTGGACTTTCAGATCTGGGTAGCACAGGGCGCACAACCCTATCCCTGCAGGCTGGTCATAACCTCCAGTCAGGTCAAAGGCGGGCCGGAATACAGTGTTCAGATCAGCAACTGGAAATCCGGAGATGCTGTCGCACCGGGTGATTTCGGCTTCAAGAACACGACCAATGCCGAAAAGATCGATGTGAGCGATCTCAAGCACAATCTGGGTGATTTGCCAGAAAACTTCATGGTAGGAGACAAGAAATGA
- a CDS encoding phage major capsid protein: MKKLIELREKRAAKMAEMRTLHQKDKMEDNEMQRFTALETEVTDIAGQISREERFAALEREEQRGETVSGGELDRELRNYSLASAINGALTGRLTGREAEVDQELKRGRESRSGASGIHLAVPSQILLGGIEQRSQTVGTPSAGGYTVATNLAAVADRFRPALKVESMGATVLRGLTGFLDLPNLATSGTASWVAEDGNATRSAATFDKVSMAPKTVTAEYGLSRRLMLQSNTAIEDLLRRDLGFLLAQALDAAAIKGSGVAPIPLGILHTVGVAMVTTETAFSDTTANLISELELDDVTGTAAFLTNPTVMKTVRKIKDADEHVISAAELFHDGRVEVSTQVPMDIGVTTDKSALIYGQWSELYLGYWSAVDILINPYHPDVASNGGALLHAFLDADVAVRHPKAFAYAEI, translated from the coding sequence ATGAAAAAGCTTATCGAATTGCGCGAAAAGCGTGCCGCCAAGATGGCCGAAATGCGCACCCTCCATCAGAAGGACAAGATGGAGGACAACGAAATGCAGCGCTTCACAGCGCTGGAAACCGAAGTCACCGACATTGCCGGGCAGATTTCCCGCGAGGAGCGCTTTGCCGCTCTCGAGCGTGAAGAACAACGCGGCGAAACGGTCAGCGGTGGCGAGCTTGACCGCGAGTTGCGCAACTATTCGTTGGCGTCGGCCATCAATGGGGCACTCACCGGCCGTTTGACCGGCCGTGAAGCGGAAGTCGATCAGGAATTGAAGCGCGGCCGGGAAAGCCGCTCTGGCGCTTCCGGCATCCACCTGGCTGTACCTTCTCAAATCCTGCTTGGCGGCATCGAACAGCGCAGCCAGACGGTCGGTACGCCGTCGGCGGGCGGCTACACGGTCGCCACGAACCTCGCGGCAGTTGCCGATCGCTTCCGGCCCGCACTCAAAGTCGAGAGCATGGGGGCGACCGTGCTCCGCGGCCTGACCGGCTTCCTCGACCTGCCGAACCTCGCGACGAGCGGCACGGCAAGCTGGGTCGCGGAGGACGGAAATGCCACCCGCTCCGCCGCAACCTTCGACAAGGTGTCCATGGCTCCGAAGACGGTCACGGCCGAATATGGCCTCTCCCGTCGCCTCATGCTCCAGTCCAATACCGCCATCGAAGACTTACTGCGGCGTGATCTGGGCTTCCTGCTGGCACAGGCACTCGATGCAGCGGCAATCAAAGGCAGCGGCGTTGCTCCGATCCCGCTGGGCATCCTGCACACGGTTGGCGTCGCGATGGTAACGACGGAAACCGCATTCTCCGATACCACGGCGAACCTGATTTCCGAACTGGAGCTGGACGACGTGACCGGAACGGCAGCCTTCCTGACCAATCCCACGGTCATGAAGACGGTTCGCAAGATCAAGGATGCGGATGAGCACGTCATCTCCGCCGCCGAGCTGTTCCACGATGGCCGCGTCGAGGTCTCGACGCAGGTACCGATGGATATCGGTGTAACTACTGACAAGTCCGCGTTGATCTACGGCCAGTGGAGCGAGTTGTACCTGGGTTATTGGAGCGCGGTAGATATCCTGATCAACCCGTACCACCCCGACGTTGCTTCGAACGGCGGCGCTCTTCTCCATGCCTTCCTCGATGCCGACGTTGCTGTGCGTCATCCCAAGGCATTCGCCTACGCGGAGATTTGA
- a CDS encoding head-tail connector protein, with product MISLDDAKAQLRVDFNDDDASIERYIAAAAAHLRRIGVDVDADPPSEDIDVAMLLLVGHFYGNREATTIGVSVEITPLGLDRLIAPHREHGI from the coding sequence ATGATTTCGCTCGATGACGCAAAGGCTCAACTCCGCGTTGACTTTAACGACGACGACGCGAGCATCGAGCGGTATATCGCTGCTGCGGCCGCGCACCTGCGGAGGATCGGCGTCGATGTGGACGCCGATCCTCCCTCAGAAGATATCGATGTGGCCATGCTGCTGCTTGTCGGCCATTTCTATGGAAATCGTGAGGCAACAACCATCGGCGTCTCCGTCGAAATTACCCCATTGGGTCTTGACCGGCTGATTGCCCCTCACCGGGAGCACGGAATATGA
- a CDS encoding terminase large subunit: METRKGDDMATRGIGAKALSERGKIAIRPTMPWDVPGMSRAERVIAFLEDLPITAGTLAGTTMKIRTWQRKFLMAVYAEDAGGGRPIRTAVLSMARKNGKTQLAAGLALCHLMGPESEQRGEVYSAALTRDQAAKLFQEMRAILTAHSELDDRANVIQFNKQIEVLTGEGEGSIYAALSSDAGSKMGLSPSFVVYDELGSAPNRDLFDALDTATGARKNPLMMCISTQAAADHHVFSELIDYGERVNSGDIIDPSFHLTLYAAPPDADPWSREAWAAANPALADFRSLEDVERQASQARLVPSKESAFRNLMLNQRVSAASRFIHKAEWDRCNAAPELAALAGRECYAGLDLSGSRDLTAFVLAFPGEGRSFDIVCQFFMPEANIVDRSNEDRVPYDLWARQGHITLIPGSTIDPGFVAQAVMQAAQTYSLQTVAYDRWRIEDLKRELGLFGGNVPLEPFGQGFKDMSPAVDMLERSVAEKLLRHGGNPVLNMCASNAVITRDPAGSRKLDKSKATGRIDGLVALAMALQVSGRHEPDAMPSCLLELMD, from the coding sequence ATGGAGACCCGCAAGGGCGACGATATGGCAACACGGGGCATAGGAGCAAAGGCGCTTTCGGAGCGCGGCAAGATCGCCATACGACCGACGATGCCATGGGATGTGCCGGGGATGTCGCGCGCCGAGCGAGTGATTGCCTTTCTTGAAGACCTGCCGATCACAGCCGGCACGCTGGCTGGCACGACTATGAAAATTCGTACATGGCAACGTAAATTCCTCATGGCGGTCTATGCAGAAGATGCAGGCGGCGGGCGCCCGATCAGAACGGCGGTGCTTTCCATGGCGCGCAAGAACGGCAAGACGCAGCTTGCGGCCGGCCTGGCGCTCTGCCACCTGATGGGGCCGGAATCGGAACAGCGTGGCGAAGTCTATTCGGCCGCACTCACCCGTGACCAGGCGGCGAAGCTGTTTCAGGAAATGCGCGCAATTCTGACGGCACACTCGGAGCTTGATGACCGAGCAAACGTAATTCAGTTCAACAAGCAGATCGAGGTTCTAACGGGCGAGGGCGAGGGCTCGATCTATGCCGCGCTCTCCTCGGACGCGGGATCGAAAATGGGCCTTTCACCGAGCTTCGTCGTCTATGACGAACTGGGAAGCGCCCCGAATCGTGATCTGTTTGACGCGCTTGATACCGCGACCGGCGCACGCAAAAATCCGTTGATGATGTGCATTTCGACGCAAGCCGCGGCTGATCACCACGTCTTCTCCGAGCTGATCGACTATGGCGAGCGCGTGAACTCCGGAGACATCATTGATCCGAGCTTCCACCTGACGCTCTACGCTGCGCCACCGGACGCTGATCCATGGAGCCGCGAGGCATGGGCGGCGGCTAACCCGGCTTTGGCCGACTTCCGGTCACTGGAGGATGTCGAGCGGCAGGCGTCACAGGCGCGGCTGGTGCCGTCGAAGGAAAGCGCGTTTCGAAACCTGATGCTCAATCAGCGCGTCTCTGCCGCCTCTCGCTTCATTCACAAGGCGGAATGGGACCGCTGCAACGCTGCGCCAGAGCTTGCCGCGCTGGCTGGCCGGGAATGCTATGCCGGGCTTGACCTTTCCGGCTCTCGTGACCTGACAGCTTTTGTCCTGGCATTCCCCGGCGAGGGCCGCAGCTTCGATATCGTCTGCCAGTTTTTCATGCCGGAGGCGAACATTGTCGATCGGTCGAACGAGGATCGCGTGCCTTACGATTTGTGGGCGCGGCAGGGCCATATCACGCTCATTCCCGGCTCGACCATCGATCCCGGCTTCGTGGCGCAGGCCGTCATGCAGGCGGCGCAGACATACAGCCTGCAGACCGTCGCCTATGACAGATGGAGAATCGAGGATCTGAAACGAGAGCTGGGCCTGTTCGGCGGCAACGTGCCGCTGGAGCCGTTCGGGCAGGGCTTCAAGGACATGTCTCCTGCTGTCGATATGCTGGAGCGTAGCGTGGCCGAAAAGCTCCTTCGGCACGGCGGCAATCCCGTGCTAAATATGTGCGCCTCGAATGCGGTCATCACGCGCGATCCGGCTGGGAGCCGGAAGCTCGACAAGAGCAAAGCCACCGGCCGCATTGACGGCCTGGTGGCCTTGGCAATGGCTTTGCAGGTCTCAGGGCGACATGAGCCGGATGCGATGCCTTCCTGCCTGCTGGAGCTGATGGATTAG
- a CDS encoding HNH endonuclease has product MADWPYNTSAWRKLRLVKLATDPACYACKLRGQAKLAVAVDHVKSIKAGGDPFPPLSGLMSLCERCHNEKTSAVDRQDRAGSGRRFKGFDLNGNPIDPADDWHARNGNPE; this is encoded by the coding sequence ATGGCTGACTGGCCGTACAACACCAGCGCCTGGCGTAAGCTGCGGTTGGTCAAGCTTGCCACTGATCCAGCCTGCTATGCGTGCAAGCTGCGCGGTCAGGCGAAGCTTGCCGTCGCTGTTGACCATGTGAAGTCGATCAAGGCGGGCGGCGACCCGTTCCCTCCCTTGTCTGGTCTCATGAGCCTTTGCGAGCGCTGCCACAACGAGAAGACGAGTGCTGTTGATCGACAGGATCGGGCAGGCTCCGGCCGGCGCTTCAAGGGGTTCGACCTCAATGGAAACCCGATTGATCCGGCTGACGACTGGCACGCGAGAAATGGCAATCCGGAATAA